Proteins encoded within one genomic window of Pedobacter africanus:
- a CDS encoding sulfatase family protein yields MVKLKLIFSGLIAGMALASCQQPKPAESARRPNIVFIMTDDHTIQAMSAYGSKLIKTPNLDRIANEGMLFNNCFVTNAVCGPSRATILTGKYSHLNGLTDNSKVFDSTQVIYPQLLKKAGYQTAMIGKWHLGSNPVGFDYYSILPNQGQYYQPEFIENGKVVKEKGYVTDLITDKAIRFLEKRNQDQPFLMIYQHKAPHRNWLPAPRHLGMFDDKVFPEPATLLDDFKGRGRAAKEQMMNISTDMWPAWDLKMMSTAQLDSMAKLPVKAKFKDAKGDDYKQANDPSLDKSRFFEVYNRMDEQEKQQWKKVYDKRVAEFNRLKPKGDDLVRWKYQQYMRDYMACVVSVDENVGRLMDYLKKIGELDNTIIVYTSDQGFYLGENGYFDKRFMYDVSFRTPLLVRYPASVKAGSISNAFAMNLDFAPTLLDYAGVKIPGDMQGVSLRPVLDNAGKAPENWRKAVYYHYYEYPSWHMVKRHYGIRTERYKLIHFYNDVDEWELYDMQKDPQELHNLYSNAAYQPVINELKAEMKKLQLQYKDTNPTETLSK; encoded by the coding sequence ATGGTTAAACTGAAACTGATCTTTTCAGGTTTGATTGCTGGCATGGCTTTAGCGTCATGCCAGCAGCCTAAACCTGCTGAAAGTGCCAGAAGGCCGAATATTGTGTTCATCATGACGGATGACCATACCATTCAGGCCATGAGTGCTTATGGCAGTAAGCTGATTAAGACGCCAAACCTGGACAGAATTGCCAATGAAGGGATGTTGTTTAACAACTGCTTTGTGACCAATGCAGTTTGCGGCCCTTCCAGGGCAACCATTCTTACCGGAAAATACAGCCACCTGAACGGCCTTACCGACAATTCAAAGGTGTTCGACAGCACCCAGGTCATTTATCCGCAGTTGTTAAAAAAAGCAGGCTACCAGACCGCTATGATCGGTAAATGGCACCTGGGCTCTAATCCTGTAGGCTTTGATTATTACAGCATTTTGCCCAATCAGGGACAATATTACCAGCCTGAGTTTATAGAGAATGGTAAAGTGGTGAAGGAAAAAGGATACGTAACAGATCTGATTACTGATAAGGCTATTCGCTTTCTGGAAAAGCGGAACCAGGACCAGCCCTTCCTGATGATTTACCAGCATAAGGCTCCGCACCGGAACTGGCTGCCTGCACCACGCCACCTGGGCATGTTCGACGATAAGGTTTTTCCTGAACCAGCAACACTGCTTGATGATTTTAAAGGCAGGGGCAGGGCTGCGAAAGAACAGATGATGAACATCTCTACCGATATGTGGCCTGCATGGGACCTGAAAATGATGTCGACCGCCCAGCTGGATTCCATGGCTAAACTGCCCGTTAAGGCTAAGTTTAAAGATGCCAAAGGCGATGATTACAAGCAGGCCAACGACCCTTCGCTGGATAAAAGCCGCTTTTTCGAGGTTTATAACCGCATGGACGAGCAGGAAAAACAGCAATGGAAAAAAGTGTATGACAAACGTGTAGCCGAGTTTAACAGGCTTAAACCTAAGGGTGACGACCTGGTGCGCTGGAAATACCAGCAGTACATGCGCGATTACATGGCCTGTGTGGTTTCGGTAGATGAAAACGTAGGCCGGCTGATGGATTACCTCAAAAAGATAGGGGAACTGGATAACACCATTATTGTATATACCTCCGATCAGGGCTTTTATCTGGGCGAAAATGGTTATTTCGATAAACGCTTTATGTATGATGTGTCGTTTCGTACACCTTTGCTGGTAAGATACCCGGCTTCAGTTAAAGCAGGGTCGATAAGCAATGCTTTTGCCATGAACCTGGATTTTGCACCTACTTTACTGGATTACGCCGGCGTAAAAATCCCCGGAGATATGCAGGGCGTATCGCTAAGGCCGGTGCTTGACAACGCAGGTAAAGCCCCTGAAAACTGGCGTAAAGCCGTGTACTATCATTATTATGAATACCCGAGCTGGCATATGGTAAAAAGGCATTATGGCATCAGGACAGAACGTTATAAGCTGATCCATTTTTACAATGATGTAGACGAGTGGGAGCTGTACGATATGCAGAAAGACCCGCAGGAACTACACAATTTGTACAGCAATGCTGCATATCAGCCTGTAATTAATGAGCTTAAAGCGGAAATGAAAAAACTGCAGCTACAATATAAAGATACAAATCCAACGGAAACCCTTTCAAAATAG
- a CDS encoding RagB/SusD family nutrient uptake outer membrane protein, translating into MKRYIKLMVVASAIFVMPTSCKKWLKEEPYSLYASDTFFKTTDEADMAVLGVYQQMTGTAGYGFYMSMVFDIDTDIAQMQGTALSDGPRQVAHYGIPTAHSYMLDTWRQMYRGINRANLVIEKVPQMDLYKNGTDAQKAILNKILGEAKFLRGQYYFDLVRLFGDVPMKLKSTEATDDVLLPRTDRYEIYTQIIKDMTEAAALIPENSAKSKDERLSKGAVKGMLARVALFAGGWSLRQSGQMERPSNYKEYYAIAQKMTSEVMGSGEHALNTSYEQIFKNHCKFILEPKESMYEVALFNATGGAGNSGVVGTWNAPIADAGNPYGRANSFYKTTALFQKSYKTGDLRRDVAVCTYKLDVAGNQVPQLTGRLDEGWAPGKWRRDWQNTGPKDLNNTDINWTLLRYADVLLMRAEAENELNEGPNAAAYDAINQVRRRAYGKPLNTADATVDLPAGLNKSDFFERVKQERAWELCFEGMRRMDLIRWNILGTSIRATQAALKAYRSNYAYVAADNFKDNKNELYPIPQIERDLNTNLSQNPKY; encoded by the coding sequence ATGAAAAGATATATTAAATTAATGGTTGTAGCCTCGGCTATATTTGTTATGCCAACTTCCTGCAAAAAATGGCTGAAAGAAGAACCTTATTCGCTTTATGCAAGTGATACTTTTTTCAAAACTACTGATGAAGCAGATATGGCCGTACTTGGGGTTTATCAGCAAATGACGGGAACAGCCGGCTATGGTTTCTACATGTCAATGGTATTTGATATCGATACAGATATTGCCCAGATGCAGGGGACAGCGCTTAGTGACGGCCCCAGGCAGGTTGCCCATTATGGCATACCTACTGCCCATTCGTATATGCTTGATACCTGGAGACAGATGTACAGGGGCATCAACAGGGCCAACCTCGTAATTGAAAAGGTGCCGCAGATGGACCTTTATAAAAACGGTACCGATGCGCAGAAAGCGATCCTGAACAAGATATTGGGAGAAGCTAAATTTTTAAGGGGCCAGTATTATTTCGACCTGGTGCGCTTGTTTGGTGATGTGCCAATGAAGCTTAAATCTACCGAAGCTACAGATGACGTATTGCTGCCCAGGACAGACAGGTACGAAATTTATACCCAGATCATTAAGGACATGACCGAAGCAGCTGCACTTATTCCTGAAAACTCTGCAAAATCTAAAGACGAAAGGTTAAGCAAGGGAGCAGTGAAAGGTATGCTGGCGCGTGTGGCTTTATTTGCCGGAGGCTGGTCGTTAAGACAAAGCGGTCAGATGGAACGTCCTTCCAACTATAAAGAGTACTATGCCATTGCACAGAAAATGACTTCAGAGGTGATGGGCTCAGGTGAACATGCGCTGAATACCAGCTATGAGCAGATTTTCAAAAACCATTGCAAATTTATCCTGGAGCCTAAAGAATCCATGTACGAAGTGGCATTGTTTAACGCAACGGGAGGAGCCGGAAACAGTGGTGTGGTAGGTACCTGGAACGCACCTATTGCTGATGCCGGAAACCCTTACGGCAGGGCCAACTCTTTTTACAAAACTACGGCATTGTTCCAAAAGAGCTATAAAACTGGTGATCTGCGTAGAGACGTGGCCGTGTGTACTTATAAACTGGATGTAGCAGGTAATCAGGTACCTCAGCTTACTGGCCGCCTGGATGAAGGTTGGGCCCCGGGAAAATGGAGACGTGATTGGCAGAATACAGGGCCTAAAGACCTGAACAATACAGACATCAACTGGACCTTGTTGCGCTATGCCGATGTACTCCTGATGCGTGCCGAAGCTGAGAATGAGCTGAACGAGGGACCAAATGCTGCAGCTTACGATGCCATTAACCAGGTAAGGAGAAGGGCATATGGTAAGCCGCTGAACACTGCTGATGCAACGGTTGATTTACCTGCAGGCTTGAACAAATCAGACTTTTTTGAAAGAGTGAAACAGGAGCGCGCATGGGAGCTTTGCTTTGAAGGCATGAGAAGGATGGACCTGATCCGCTGGAATATTCTTGGAACAAGCATCCGGGCTACGCAGGCAGCTTTGAAAGCCTACCGTAGTAACTATGCTTATGTAGCAGCAGATAATTTTAAAGACAACAAAAATGAACTATACCCGATCCCTCAGATTGAAAGGGATTTGAATACGAACCTATCGCAAAATCCTAAATACTAA
- a CDS encoding SusC/RagA family TonB-linked outer membrane protein: MKRFLLLLIIVAGNLTLYAQNISVKGVVTDEAGNPLPGATVTEKGVANGKVTDNNGAYEIRVKQDAILVFSFIGSTTTERAVKGRSVINVKLADDNKNLNEVVVIGYGTVKRKDLTGAVSSVKGEEISKVPVPNVASALQGRVAGMTVAPSDGTPGAQPTITIRGGGSITQSNEPLYVVDGIPQTDGLSFLDPMDIESVDVLKDASATSIYGARGANGVILITTKQPKAGKLTINYDMYYGAKKITRELPLLNPYQYTLLQYERALGNATEMDRYTRTFGDFSRRDELYAGKAGINWQDLALGNTANSQYHKVSLSGGSTETRFNLFYSHNNDEGTMLNSSAEKDVMKLTVNHNLGKKLKVNGIVNYSNQNVYGVGTREGNNRFNQLQNILQYRPTFGIGGTDDDLINQDTDPFLDENSGNVLQNPITNAESQLRSANSKLLNLNASVDYEIFPGLTYRALVGFKTANNKTKLFNDARSMNAKRANGPNGSIAQADQNGWNYSNTLTYVPKLKKSHSLTVMAGQEQLYNLSENFSMAASNFPNVNLGLDDIGQGAVLGPLSSRKEDDKLFSLFGRANYSYKDRYLLSASFRADGSSKFGADNKFGYFPSAAFAWRISDEGFMKSIKQISDLKLRVSYGASGNNRIGNYLSLDLFQSGFYPLNNSNVIAVFPNSLPNPDLKWETTISKNLGLDLGLFGQRVQLTVDAYDNRISDLLLNSVVSGVSGFNNMLINVGSTSNKGIEFTLNTVNIKKSDFSWNSTFNIGFNNNKVTSLNKGDKFMLANSGWGENLENDYIVEVGKSVGRMYGYKTNGVYTVDDFDYNPTTQVFTLKSGIAQDPSNPAKPGTLKYLDVNGDGVVNADDRSVIGNATPKFIGGLNNNFSYKGFDLSVFINWSYGNDIYNGNLLNNSQTNLNNINTMAYFADRWITVNAAGQRITTPEEMTALNAGKTIPSYTGRGAALRLYDKMIEDGSFLRISNVSLGYTFPKNWVSKLKMSGARVYLTAYNLHTFTKYSGYDPEVSTANPTRLTPGVDFGAYPRSRSFVAGVNVSF; this comes from the coding sequence ATGAAACGATTTTTACTGCTATTAATTATTGTTGCGGGTAACCTTACGCTCTATGCCCAAAATATAAGTGTTAAGGGGGTGGTTACCGACGAAGCGGGCAACCCGCTACCCGGTGCCACAGTGACCGAGAAAGGTGTTGCCAACGGAAAAGTAACCGATAACAATGGCGCGTATGAAATCAGGGTAAAGCAGGATGCCATACTGGTCTTTTCCTTTATAGGATCGACCACTACCGAGCGGGCTGTTAAAGGGCGTAGTGTGATCAATGTAAAACTTGCTGATGACAACAAAAACCTGAACGAGGTGGTTGTGATTGGTTATGGTACAGTGAAACGGAAAGACCTGACCGGGGCAGTTTCTTCTGTGAAAGGGGAAGAAATAAGTAAAGTACCTGTGCCAAACGTAGCCAGTGCTTTGCAGGGGCGCGTTGCAGGGATGACGGTTGCGCCATCTGATGGAACTCCGGGCGCCCAGCCTACCATTACCATAAGAGGTGGTGGTTCCATTACCCAAAGCAATGAGCCTTTATATGTTGTGGATGGTATTCCGCAAACAGATGGACTAAGCTTTCTTGATCCTATGGATATCGAAAGCGTAGATGTACTGAAAGACGCTTCTGCCACTTCTATTTACGGTGCCCGTGGTGCAAATGGGGTAATCCTGATTACGACCAAACAACCTAAAGCCGGAAAACTGACCATAAATTACGATATGTATTATGGTGCAAAAAAGATAACCAGGGAACTGCCTTTGTTAAACCCATACCAGTATACCTTATTACAATATGAAAGGGCATTGGGTAATGCAACCGAGATGGATCGTTACACCAGGACATTTGGCGATTTTTCCAGAAGAGATGAGCTATATGCCGGAAAGGCTGGTATAAACTGGCAGGATTTGGCATTGGGCAATACGGCAAACAGTCAGTACCATAAAGTAAGCTTGAGTGGAGGAAGTACTGAAACCAGGTTTAACCTGTTTTATTCCCATAACAACGATGAAGGCACGATGCTGAACAGCTCGGCCGAGAAAGATGTGATGAAACTGACCGTGAACCATAACCTGGGTAAAAAATTGAAGGTAAACGGAATTGTAAACTACTCTAACCAGAATGTTTATGGTGTGGGTACCAGAGAAGGCAATAACCGTTTTAACCAGCTGCAAAATATTTTGCAGTACAGGCCAACATTTGGCATTGGTGGAACGGATGATGACCTGATCAATCAGGATACCGATCCTTTTCTGGATGAGAATTCAGGAAATGTACTGCAAAACCCCATTACCAATGCCGAATCGCAACTGAGATCAGCCAATAGCAAGCTTTTGAATTTGAACGCTTCTGTAGATTATGAGATTTTTCCGGGTTTAACTTATCGTGCTTTGGTAGGCTTTAAGACGGCCAACAACAAAACAAAGCTGTTTAATGATGCACGTTCTATGAATGCCAAGCGTGCAAATGGGCCGAATGGCTCTATCGCTCAGGCCGATCAGAACGGCTGGAACTACAGCAATACTTTGACTTATGTCCCTAAATTAAAAAAATCACATAGCCTTACTGTGATGGCGGGCCAGGAACAATTGTACAACCTGTCGGAGAACTTCTCTATGGCAGCAAGTAATTTCCCTAATGTGAATTTAGGACTGGACGATATTGGCCAGGGTGCCGTATTGGGACCGTTGAGCTCCAGGAAAGAAGATGACAAATTATTCTCTTTATTTGGAAGGGCCAATTATTCCTATAAAGACAGGTACCTTTTGTCGGCCAGCTTCAGGGCCGATGGCTCATCCAAATTTGGTGCGGACAATAAATTCGGTTATTTCCCTTCTGCAGCTTTTGCCTGGAGGATAAGTGATGAGGGCTTCATGAAAAGCATCAAACAGATTTCCGACCTGAAACTGCGTGTAAGTTATGGGGCTTCAGGTAACAACCGTATTGGTAACTACTTGTCGCTGGACCTGTTCCAGTCTGGTTTTTATCCGCTGAACAACTCCAATGTGATTGCTGTTTTCCCGAATTCATTGCCTAACCCGGATCTGAAATGGGAAACGACCATCTCTAAAAACCTTGGTCTGGACCTGGGCTTATTTGGTCAGCGTGTACAATTAACCGTTGATGCCTATGATAACCGTATTTCTGACCTGCTGTTAAATTCAGTGGTTTCGGGTGTATCCGGATTTAACAATATGCTCATCAATGTGGGCTCAACCAGCAATAAAGGGATAGAGTTTACTTTAAATACCGTTAACATTAAGAAAAGCGATTTCAGCTGGAACAGTACCTTTAACATTGGTTTCAACAACAACAAGGTAACCAGTCTGAACAAAGGTGATAAGTTTATGCTGGCAAATTCAGGATGGGGAGAGAACCTGGAAAATGATTATATCGTAGAAGTAGGCAAGTCTGTAGGTCGTATGTATGGTTACAAAACCAATGGAGTTTATACGGTTGATGATTTTGATTACAATCCAACTACTCAGGTGTTTACTTTAAAAAGCGGTATTGCCCAGGACCCAAGTAATCCGGCAAAACCAGGTACATTGAAATATCTGGATGTAAACGGGGATGGGGTAGTCAATGCTGATGATCGTTCGGTAATCGGAAATGCTACACCAAAATTCATCGGAGGTTTAAACAATAACTTCAGCTATAAAGGTTTTGATTTAAGCGTGTTCATCAACTGGTCGTATGGCAATGACATTTACAATGGAAACCTCCTGAATAATAGTCAGACCAATCTTAACAACATCAATACCATGGCTTATTTTGCGGACCGCTGGATTACGGTAAATGCTGCCGGGCAACGCATTACCACTCCTGAGGAAATGACCGCCCTGAATGCAGGTAAAACCATACCATCATACACCGGTAGGGGTGCCGCTTTGCGCCTGTACGATAAAATGATCGAAGATGGCTCTTTCCTGCGCATCAGCAATGTAAGCCTGGGTTATACCTTCCCTAAAAACTGGGTGTCCAAATTAAAAATGAGCGGTGCAAGGGTATATTTAACAGCCTATAACCTGCATACCTTTACCAAATACAGTGGTTATGATCCGGAAGTAAGTACGGCTAACCCAACCCGTTTAACACCGGGTGTAGATTTTGGTGCTTATCCCAGAAGCCGTTCATTTGTGGCCGGTGTAAATGTTTCCTTCTAA
- a CDS encoding glycoside hydrolase family protein, whose product MKTLLSTFAAAIALMGSVNSMAVTKGNGDDWLKKSTKTAVYQLTKAAQTYTPGMNPRSINPDGTVRLAPLRDWTTGFFAGSLWYGYELSGDQNMATEAKRFTLALDSIQYVKDTHDLGFMLYCSYGNAWRITRDKIYLKPLENGAANLYARFNKKAGVIRSWDFGHWQYPVIIDNMMNLEYLYWAGKEFNKPEWFNAAKTHAVTTMKNHFRKDYSSYHVISYDTLSGKVLQRETHQGLTNESAWARGQAWGLYGYTMSYKDTKDKKFVEQAEHIAAFIMNHPAMPADKIPLWDFDVHNRDRSPRDASAAAVIASALLDLSTQVKDGQKYFKYAEDILKTLSSDEYLAKPGENKFFILKHSVGALLYNSEIDTPLNYADYYFLEALKRYAALKKIDLKTLNQS is encoded by the coding sequence ATGAAAACACTACTCAGTACGTTTGCTGCAGCTATCGCCTTGATGGGCTCAGTAAATAGTATGGCAGTCACGAAAGGCAACGGGGATGACTGGTTAAAGAAATCTACAAAAACTGCAGTATACCAGTTAACCAAAGCTGCGCAGACTTATACACCGGGAATGAATCCGAGGTCCATCAATCCGGATGGTACGGTAAGGCTGGCGCCGCTGCGCGACTGGACCACTGGTTTCTTTGCGGGCAGCCTTTGGTATGGCTATGAGCTGTCGGGAGATCAAAATATGGCCACCGAAGCAAAAAGATTTACCCTGGCACTGGATTCTATACAATATGTAAAAGATACGCACGACCTGGGCTTTATGCTGTATTGCTCTTATGGAAATGCATGGAGAATAACCAGGGATAAAATTTACCTTAAACCTTTAGAAAATGGTGCAGCCAACTTATATGCCCGTTTCAACAAAAAAGCAGGCGTAATCCGCTCCTGGGATTTCGGCCACTGGCAATATCCTGTGATCATCGACAACATGATGAACCTGGAATATTTATACTGGGCCGGTAAAGAATTCAATAAACCGGAATGGTTTAATGCAGCTAAAACACATGCCGTAACTACGATGAAAAACCATTTCAGGAAAGATTACAGCTCTTATCACGTCATCAGCTACGACACCCTGAGCGGAAAAGTACTGCAGCGCGAAACCCACCAGGGCCTCACCAACGAATCGGCATGGGCACGCGGACAGGCATGGGGCCTTTATGGTTATACCATGAGCTATAAAGACACCAAAGACAAAAAATTTGTGGAGCAGGCAGAACACATTGCAGCCTTTATCATGAACCATCCTGCAATGCCGGCCGACAAAATTCCGCTTTGGGACTTTGATGTACATAACCGCGACCGGTCGCCAAGGGATGCCTCTGCTGCTGCTGTAATTGCTTCGGCATTGTTAGACCTGAGCACACAGGTTAAAGATGGACAGAAATATTTTAAATATGCAGAGGATATCCTGAAAACGCTATCTTCTGATGAATACCTGGCCAAACCGGGTGAGAACAAGTTTTTTATCCTGAAACATAGCGTAGGTGCACTGCTGTACAATTCAGAGATTGACACCCCATTAAATTATGCCGATTATTATTTCCTTGAAGCATTAAAACGTTATGCAGCGCTGAAAAAGATTGACCTGAAAACCCTGAACCAGTCTTAA